Sequence from the Panthera tigris isolate Pti1 chromosome D3, P.tigris_Pti1_mat1.1, whole genome shotgun sequence genome:
cagccTGAGGAGTGTGATTATCCAGTGCTCTGCTTAGCAGCCAGCAGCTCTACTGTTTCACAAACAAGCTGATGTACAGAATTAAGTTGGTCAAAGGAAGCGGGAGATTGGAGAGGTTTGGGGTCCAAGGCAGGCACGTGCTGGCAGCACTGAAGAACAGCAGATAACTCCCCAGGTCCCCAGGGTGGGACACAAGGAAGTTGAGGCAGAAGGAGACATCATCATGGAGAGGAGGTGTTAGGTTCTGTTCATGTCCTGTGCTAAGTATAGGCCTAGCTGGGAAAACTGTGGGTCCAGAACTGGGTGTTTCTCTCCCCAGCCAGCAGTGCCTGGCTCTTCCAAGGACCCACTTGAATGTGGTGTGACTGTGGCAGAGGCATGAGAACTCCACTCCAGTGCTCTGTGGCCATTGTCATTTCAGCTCCAGCCAGGAGGGACAGCTTCTGTGCTTGCTGGCAGCTTCCAGACCACAGGTGTCTGGATTTTTCTGCCTTAGGGCTTCTTCAGAagtcttcagtttgttctcacccAGGGCGACTGGCTGGGAAGATAACCCCAAAGGGCAACCCTCAATAGTGGAGAATGGTCCGTCTCCCTACCTCCCCTGCTTCTTGGCACCATCCTGAGCCCCAATTGCCTACAGTGGAAATGAGCATGAACACTTTGTCTCCCTTGTCTCTCATTACCTGCTTCATCCTCTGGGAACAGCTCCCAGACAAGGGTACCCTTCAAGTTACCCTCACGGAGATCCTCAGCTCAGCTTTTGCTTTCAGGGAACCCTACACAGAGACAGCTACCACTTGACTCTTGGTATAGACTCCTTGTGGCAGAGGGAGAGTTGGAGGGAGCTGTTTCTCTGCTGTGACAGGCACACTCCAGGGTTTAGTGAACAGGATCAAGTAGGCATCTCAAGCTCCCAACCCCCTCCTTCCTGTGCAGAAATTTGTCCGTGAGGAAAGTTTATAATCTCTCAATGAAGGAAATTTTAGAGTCCTTTTGCTACATGATCACAGACTGAAAACTTCCAATGCCAAGAACCTAAACCTCTGAGGCATCTGTCCCCTCCTCAGGCACCTGGGCTCCAGTGAAGCAGTTCTCAATGGCTTCTCCCATGATGAGACTTGAGGACAATCCCTGAATGTTTCTCTGAGACCGGGTTTTAAAATACGTGTAGTTTTCTCCCCCCACATAATatgctttgtttttgaaagattacaagaaagaaaaataggagacACATGTATatcactgattatttttaatgattttatgcTATGGTTTGACCACAGCACTAAGAACAAGCAGAAAAAGCTGATTTCATAACTAACAGCACTTAGAGCAACATCTTTAAAAGTATTGCAATTACAGACCTTAGGTCTAAGAACTACATCACCATTGCTCAGTTAAAAGAGGCAGATACACAACAGTTGGAAATATTTCTCTGTGTATAACTGGAAATTATTCTGAAAAGTAAGCACAAATAGCTGTTAAACACTTTAATGACTTCTGATTATCAGAGCTCACATGAACTACTGAAAAGTTCATATACAGTTTGTACTTTTTTAGTAGGCTGCtttataatagaaattaaatgaactaaatgctgtGAATAGTGTTGTACAcgttttaaaatagctttaaacTAGACAAATACaattagaaaatgtgatttttgaaagccatgaaatgaaaaatagcaatatactaacaaacacattaaaataaaccaGTATCATTAACAGTAAAGTTTAAGCCTCAGTTCTGTAGAAAGGAAGCAATGGTGCGGTAACACACTCTAGTACCTCTGAGTCTAGAACATTCTCTGATGACACTCATGCTCAACAGTTCTCCCAAGAGATGGAACCTGGAAGGGTGGAAGTGTTGctcctgacagcagtgagccttgTCTCCTGATGCTGAACCAGAAGCACGAGGGGCCCCTGCAGGACACACAAGGGGCGCAGACGGTGGGGGCTGGACAGGACAGAGCACCCACGAGGTTAACTATCTTGTCATGCCCTTTCAGAACAGTGAGAGAAGGGCTGGTCTTTAGTCCTTCAGCATCAAGAGTTGCATTGTAGAGGTGTTTTCAGTTTAAGGATAATTGGTAATAATTTGCTTTCTGGAGGATAAGGGCATGATTCTCTTGTGTTTTCAAAATCAGAACATACACCacagagcaaataaaaaacatgaaatttattatGGTGACAGAATAGAGTGGAACTGTGGATCAGATGGGCAAAACTTCACTGACTGCCTTTACGGACAACACCAGAAAGGATGTGCACACCCGTGGTTCAGTGGTTTTAGCAAAAATGTgctaggcttttctttttctttctttagtatcaggatatttgaaaataaatgcagaGGTCCTAACAGAGGCTAACACTGAGCTGGAAGGATAGATGCTGCGTAAGAGGTGTGACAGAACATGCAACTGAAAACATAATCCCTAACCGCTGGCAAAACCTAGTTTGTCAAGATCACCACGAGATGCCAACAGGAATGGATAGAAGATTCCTTGGCTTCTATTGGCTGATAGCTAACTTGGCTGGCTGATAGCTAATTCTCTGCTAATGATaacccaaaagaaaacaagtttttctAACAGTGGGGTCttctaagtgtttttgtttttcctgagatACTTTTTCCCTACAAACCCATTGGTTCATTGGCTCCATAGCTTCGGTTTGtcaaagaaaaaggcacagagagactaGGGACACAGATGGCCAAGGCCTGAACTGTACTGAACAAAGTCCTCTTCTGCAGCCTGATTTACTTAACCGGGACATAAGTTTTGCAATTTTAACGACATGTGCACTTTTCTCTGGGGTTTGACATCTTCATTATTCTACAACATAGTATCTTTTCATAAAACAAGTTGCAAAAATTTTTCTGTTACACTGGTCCAACTGAGCATCACTGAAGAGATTAAAATGAGAAGCATCTAATGGCAACCAAAAagctgtaggattttttttttaagggttttcaCAGCAAAGGTGCAACTCTCAATTGCTATACATACGCTGGTCATAAACAGTGGCTTGCTTGTTCAGACTTCTTTCCCTTGTGTTATAATATTGAtatttaataggaaaataaactACATAGACTTTTATCTGTATGCATCCATTTGCAAATTTCCTTACAAAAGAGGACAAAGCACATAGGCATTCACAAATTCTATGCCATTTCTGTTAAAATCGGTATCTATacattatattacagtattaacAATTTTTTGTTCTACCCATTGGGTAggatatatgcataatatattcAAGTTATATACAGCAccttacaaataaaaacagaagacagaCAACTGAAAAAGCACCATTGTAAGTGAGGCACAACAAAGGTGGGAGCAGAGTGCGGCAGTGGGGGTTCAGTTCCTGGGTCTGCTGATGTCAGCACAAGACCCCGTGGGGGCTTCAAAGCGACTGGCATGCAGAGCTCTTTGGAACACCATGGGCGACATGACATGCGAGTAGTGCGTCGGGACCCCCACCACACTGCACACAGACAAGCACacgcagaggaaggaaagaggatgaGAGGAAGGCAGCGCTTTCTTGGCAAGGCATTCGGCTCACACACACCAGCTTCCTGACGCAGCCGGCctgggaagcagcagcagcaacagcagcaaacAACTGTCTAACCCTGGCAGTAAATTACAAACTTAAACTATGCAAAAGATGCAGTACTTTGGGTAGTAAACTAACCTCAGCTGAAATCTTGGTTCCTGAAAACTGTAGGCTATGGTGAGGCAGGTATTTCGCACAGTCCGTCACTGACCTCTGGCCAGGCTCTGGCAGCTGGCATCAGGGGAGCAGCAAAGCTGCTGAGACTAACTTTTGTGATCTGGGGTGAAAGCACTTCATCTGTGACTTGGATGGGCAACTGGTACCTACAGTGTTGCTCACACTAAGGAGGGGACACCCACCAGCCCGTCCCCCAGTCGTGTCATTTTATTTAGGTTCACCAAGGCCAAGGTGATCTGGGTGAATGTCAGCAGAACGAAGCCTGTGTCACGGCCATTCAGCGATGATTGGGGGCGCTGGCAGAGTGAGGAGGTGGGCTTGGGAGGGGGGGTTGCCTGGTGCCAAGCATGGGCATATGTCTTGCTTTAGTCACacagacaaaaatcaaaaagttaacaaaaacCAAGTGTCCttcccagttgttttttttttcctttgcacacTGCTGAGCTTTGGGaatctgaagaaaaatgaaagggataCCAAACGACATGCAGTTAATGTTGCCGCTCTAAGCAGCAAGCCTCAAGCAGGGGCCCCAGCCCAGCAAACACAGCTGGAGCGTGCTGGGGaacagccccagccctgcctccaaGGCCCCGACCCCAGGAACCTCCTACAGGCAATCCTTAGAAAAGCAACTGGATGGAAAGTGAGCCTTGTCCAGGGGCAACTCTGCTTCCAAGGGGAAGGCTGCCATTTGACCGGATTGTAGGGTCAGAACAGCTCTCTAGCAGCGCATGCATGTGAGCCTGTCCCATTCTTACAAAGTACAGGCAAAGAAGATCAATGAAGATATTCAGAAGCCCAAGACGGACGCCGTCATCTGTGTGCCACATTCCTATGTGGGTGCTTCTGAAGGCCTGCCATCTGCCCCTGTGCTCTCCTAAGAGTTTGAGCTACAATCAGTGGATACAAATGTAGTCCTCATAAGTCTTCGTAAAGTTTCATTAGCTATGCTCTTCGGCTATCTTGAAATTTCTTGTGGGCTGGGTGTCCATATGCATATATGGTGGTGAAGATCAGAGGGCATGCTTGCCAAGCTCCTTTAACACTAAATTTTCGTCAGGTACACAAAGAATGGAGCAACTTTTACTTTACATAATTTGTTTAGCACAATCTCTTGTACTAAGGACTGCTTTGGTGACTCAAGAACAGTAGACTTTCTGCAAAAGCAAATATCCTCCTGAAAACTGTGTTCCTAGAAATGGGATTCAACATGCCTTGGGTTTCATGCTCCTGGAAGTCCCAAGACAATGGATGGGAACGTCACAGCAGGATGCCCGGGAGCACCCCTTCCCACCCACTGCTCCTTTGAACGatacaattctttatttttaacaccGTACTGAAATAATAAACCTACCACAGATTGCCTAAATCTGGTTCCCAAGCCAGACCCGTGTGTCCCCCAAGCACGTGATCTTCTTGAACCTAACCCCCGTACAAGCTGCCTCTGCACGGCACCCCTTGACCTGCACAGAGCCAGTGAGGGGCAATGCTGTGCAAACAGGGAGGTCACTTTCCAAGAAGCTATGGATCACCTTCTCCCCGTGGCAAAGGAAATTGACTATTAATTCAATTCACGACCTTGGCTTTTTAATTCATTACAGAGGTCCAGCCTCAAGGACCATTAAGTCATGGTTTGATAGGGCTGTGTCTTTAACTCAAAGGGCAATTCTCCAGGGTGGAAGAATGGGAAGAACCTCTTCTGAAAGATGATTAAAGTTATTTGAATTAAATAATTGCTTCGCCAATACTGTGGACATCTGCAAAACATTCATATACTTGCAAAGTGACTAAGGAATTTACCGGTTTCTGACCATAGTTCATTTCTTGTAGCAGGTAGAACAATAAGGATTGTGAAACCATTTTGAGCTAGAGCTATAGGGGTGGGGGGTTCACCCTTTATCAAAATTGCAGGTGAGGCTTAGAATGGTGACCAACCTCCTCTTGCATCTGACAGGACACCTGATCCATAATTTACCCTGAGCCCCCATAGGTGCTGCCATCCCTCTACAGGGTGAGTCAAGGCTTCATGCCAAGGGGATGCCCAGCTGCCTTAAGTGCAGGCCTGTGACCCAGGCAGTGAGCTGAACTGCGGGAGCACATGCAGCATGGGAGAGGCAGCCTTCAGGTCCAAGTCCAGGCTCCCAGCGATCTGCCCGATCTCAGAATCCCTGCAGCAACGCCCGGCACGCACACTTTCAAATAAGGTCTGATGCCTGAGTTGCAACTgctgctcacattttctctcactctccttttAAGAGTTTGACTAGTTCTGTGGATCTTAACTGTGGGAAATGGAGGAATCTAATAGAGATTCcaatcctgaaaacaaaacaaaaaccagccacTTACTGACCaagagaagcaacagaaaggagCAGCCGACAGGACTTTTAGTTCAGAACAttctccagcccccagcccacagcaCAAAGTCACCTCCCTGAGAAACCACCTTGGAGACCCAcaaacagacacaaacacacgTGTGCCGACTCAGCATTAAAACTGCAGAGATCAGAGTCACCAAGCCATCATTCCAGTCCATTCATTGTTCTACATGCATAGGCCAAAGGGGCCTGGCCAGCCCAGGGTCAGCAGTGGTGGACAAGCCCTCCTGAGGCATGGCGCGGCCCAACTCTCAGGCTATGGCTGACAGGCCAGATGGCAGCTTCCACAGAAGGAAGTTATCCTTTCCACATGAGAGCgaatatttgtaaatatcaaGGATTTTAAAGCTAAGactaacaatatttaaaattagctTTCTAGTTGCATTTTAACTGCATGTTGTGCTTTTTATCCTGTGCTCTTATGGTCATGCCTCCCCCCGACCCCGCCCTGCACTATCTGGTAACTGTCCAGTTCTGGCCACCACCGCCCAGGGAAAGGAAACTCCCCTGGGAGCTGGGGTGGGTCCTGAACACCGCGCTCCTTCGAGAGTGACATGCAACAGCTTGTTATTGTGCTCTGCACCATGGTGTTCTCTCATTCACTCTCCAGGGGCTTCTTGCGCACGGAGAAGCCACTGGTGGCATCCCTGGCACACCGAGGCTGGGCAGGCCACGCGGGGACCACTGCCTCTCGAGCACTGACCAGCTGTCTGGGCTTGAACTGAACTATCTGCTAtctagaaaaggagagagacaacgGGAGTACACTGAGAAGTCACGTATTTCAACAGTATTAAGAATAACCACCTTGCACTTTAAACAATTTATTgcataaaataatgtatgtgtcTGAGTATATTTCATGCTACAGTGAAAAAAACCCTCTAAATTACTGAAGAAACTGCACTGCTGGAGGACAGGGGCAGCACTGCATGATACTGGGTACATAAATGCAAGTGTCAGgttcaaatgtaataaaatatgcaGCCTAAGACTAGCAGAGTAACACAACACGTCAGAAATGCTGGGATTTAGTATTTCCTCTCTTCCATCCAAAAGTCTCCAAACGCTTCGGTGACGCACTACTACATGATGCAGACTCTTGTCACACTGCCTTGGTTTCTGTAAGCTGGCATGTGTTAGGCTACAACCCCAAACATCTTTTCTCACGTGAGTATGGGGAACACTCCAGGTGCTCCTTGGGCCTAATAAGAATCCACAGGCGAGAAGACAACATACAGAACTCCACACAGAACAGTTCCCTCGTATATAAACATTTAGATAGTGCAACTTTCAAAAACACATCATCACAACACAAATTAGCTCCTTGCACTCATCTAACTTCTTCACGTTATACCTTGGCACACAAAACGGGAATtctgaatcatatttttaaaacaaaataaaagttccaCACCTTGGGAGAAAAAGCAAACTGGCCAATACTTCCCCGTAATATATAATAATGCATCCTTCTTTATCAATTGATTATAAACCAGGCCATTCTGGCCTCTTTCTCTGCAAAGTCTCCTTtcataattaaataaatcaaatacctCTGTGGGTTTTATTTCATGATATCTTCAAAGCATCCCTTTCTCTGTGTTCCCATGCCCGCCCTTTGCCAAAACCAGCCCCCGTCCTGATGCCTGTCCCCAAATAAACACTGTTTGCGGTCAGACCGGATGGAAGTTTGTATTATTTCAGTCTAGTCTGCATGCAATTCCCCTGAAAGGAATCAGAAACAAAGACCACGTTTGCACATTTGGTTTTACTTCGTTGTAGCACGTGAAACAGAACAACACTGTGCCTGGGAGCGGAGGCAATGAGGCCCTCATCCCTCCTTGGCTTCTGCCTCCTCCAGTGCACGTCAGAGGGTCAGACGAGGTTCCCAGGCTTCCTGTCCTTGCCCTGGATGGGCAGCACCGTGCCCCCTGAGCTGTCCTGCTGAAATGGCAGTCTGCTCCCCCTGTGTGCGCTGCTGTGCTGGTGATGGAAGAAAGAGGCGCCAGGGTAGTGGCCCATCACCTCACTGTAGGTCGGGGGCGGCCCCTCCATCCTCCCGTTACTGCTGCAGGTGCTGGCACTTATGCCCGAGTTGCTACTCGGCGGACACGGGCCCCCACTGTACACAGAAATGTCTATCAAATCGCTGTCGAATATGGTTCGGTTGGGCGGGGCCCTCACAGATTCTCGGTTGAGTTCCCTCTGCTGTTCAGGGTCCCTGAGCTGCAGGGCGCAGGGCCCCTGGTAAGGAGGCGGCTCCTCCCCATCGGATAGGGAGATGGTGGGAGGAAGGTCGATCTCGTGCTGCACGTAGGGGTAGGTGGGCTGGAAGCGGCTGAACCGGTCCCTCTGGATGAAGGATGGGGCAGTAAACCTGTCCCTGGACCGCGGGGCATACATGATCTgcaagggaagaggaaagggttGAAGACATTCGTGACACAATAGTGATCACGAATGGGATGGTATCAAGGAAAGTCATGCTTGATCTTGATCTATGTTCTCAGCAGTTTGAAGACTTTCCAAACAGTCCtcaaaacaggaaacaacaggaaaagactatttcaggaaaaaaaaaagtaattttcttattCCTCGTGACCTACAACATCACCTGGGCAAACTATGGTTTATCTAGCATGGTTTCACTGTGGAGAACTGTGGTTAACTGAGAATTTGGGTTTAATGGGAGTTGCTGTGTATGCTGTGTATACATTTTCTGATGGTTCCTTTAGAATATGACAGCAATTTCCAGAGTGCAGTAAACAGTAACAGAGTGGAAAGCGCtgttgggggcaggagggggggagGTGCTCCAGGACTGCCCACCAGGTGACTGGGTCCAGGCCCTTCCCCTTCACCTGGAGTGAGGAGACTGGGCCGCCCGTGCTCTCACCTGTGGCTCAGAAGAGTGGGGCATAAGTTCAATTGCACACAATGGTACTTGCAGCAGGTATAAGGCATTGGGTCTATGTATGAAATACTATAGAGCATGTTACTCTATCAATTACTTAAGAAAATACAGAACacatgacttctttttctttctgatttctagGCTTTTCTAGTTGTTTCATTCCGAATAAAAGTTTCCTGATATTTTTAGTAATTGACatgaaaaatattctgtactCCAAAGTAAATatgattacagatttgttttCCCAAAATGAAGCCAGGTACTAGACTTCTTTCATAATCCTCACGCTTCTTCCACCATCCAAATTTCTCCtagaggaaagacacagatatatGTCTCCACTGATTTCTCTCACACCATATTTTTAACTTATAGgcaaaaaaatatgttattttaaaaatcatattcgtttttctaatgtgtatttatttatttatttttttttgagagagagagagagagtgtgcaagcaggagaagggcagagacggggaggacagaggatccaaagcaggctctgtgctgacagtagcaagcccgacccggagctcaaactcacaaaccgcgagatcatgacctgggctgaagtcgggacgcttaactgactgagccagccaggtacctctAAAAGTCGTATTATTAAATTGGGAGATGTATTTATAAACTATACCCACATCTGCCAAGCCTCATTATTAGCAGCTTATGGGATCATGTAaagatcagtgattctcaacttgGTTTCTATAAGGAGCAAAGATAATCCCTAGGACATTCTAGGGAAAAAC
This genomic interval carries:
- the LDLRAD4 gene encoding low-density lipoprotein receptor class A domain-containing protein 4 isoform X3, which produces MVVVIVCLLNHYKVSTRSFINRPHPSRRQEDGSQPEGRLWPSDSSGPRPGASEIMYAPRSRDRFTAPSFIQRDRFSRFQPTYPYVQHEIDLPPTISLSDGEEPPPYQGPCALQLRDPEQQRELNRESVRAPPNRTIFDSDLIDISVYSGGPCPPSSNSGISASTCSSNGRMEGPPPTYSEVMGHYPGASFFHHQHSSAHRGSRLPFQQDSSGGTVLPIQGKDRKPGNLV
- the LDLRAD4 gene encoding low-density lipoprotein receptor class A domain-containing protein 4 isoform X2; amino-acid sequence: MSELEFAQIIIIVVVVTVMVVVIVCLLNHYKVSTRSFINRPHPSRRQEDGSQPEGRLWPSDSSGPRPGASEIMYAPRSRDRFTAPSFIQRDRFSRFQPTYPYVQHEIDLPPTISLSDGEEPPPYQGPCALQLRDPEQQRELNRESVRAPPNRTIFDSDLIDISVYSGGPCPPSSNSGISASTCSSNGRMEGPPPTYSEVMGHYPGASFFHHQHSSAHRGSRLPFQQDSSGGTVLPIQGKDRKPGNLV
- the LDLRAD4 gene encoding low-density lipoprotein receptor class A domain-containing protein 4 isoform X1 — protein: MSSDHLNNSTLKEAPFKDLFLKKAELEFAQIIIIVVVVTVMVVVIVCLLNHYKVSTRSFINRPHPSRRQEDGSQPEGRLWPSDSSGPRPGASEIMYAPRSRDRFTAPSFIQRDRFSRFQPTYPYVQHEIDLPPTISLSDGEEPPPYQGPCALQLRDPEQQRELNRESVRAPPNRTIFDSDLIDISVYSGGPCPPSSNSGISASTCSSNGRMEGPPPTYSEVMGHYPGASFFHHQHSSAHRGSRLPFQQDSSGGTVLPIQGKDRKPGNLV